GTAAATATAATATAATGATTAAAAATTTTTTATAAAATTTCTATAAATTATAATAATTAACTATTAGTTTCTTTATATATTTAATACATAGCATTTTTTAAAATTTTTTAAAGTTTAATTAAAATAAAAATTTAAAAAAAGAAAAATTCAATTATTAGTAACTTAACTAGATTAAAATACTAAAATTTATAATAAAACAAATAAAAATATATAAGGTGTTATAAGACTATAGATTTATATAATATAATAGAGTAATTAATATTTTAAAAAAATAAAAAGATGATTTATAAAAAGGATTTAAACAATAAACTTTAAAATAAATTAAAGGAAATTTATAAAAACGATTTAAACAATAAACTTTAAAATGAAATTTTAATTTAATAATTTTAAATAGGGATTGCTATGATAACCGTTAATGTTAAACGATTCAATAAGGAAACTGATGAAGAACCTCACATTGAATCTTATGAAATTGAAGAATATCCTGGTATGAAAGTATTAGATGCATTAGAAGAAATAAACAGAAAATATAATGCAGATATTAGCTTTAGAAGTTCATGTAAAGCTGGGCAATGTGGTTCATGTGGTGTTAAAATTAATGGAAATGGTGCACTTGCTTGTAGAGAAGAAATTAAAAATAATAGATTGATTGAACCATTAGATTTCCCAGTTATTAAAGATTTAGTTGTAGATAGAAGCTCAGCAGATGCTAAAATTAAAGAATTGCAATTAAGCTTAGATTGTGATAATAAAGCTTCTCATGAAAACCTTAAACCTGAAGATATTAAAGATACTAAAAAGGTTAGAAGTTGTATTGAATGTTATACCTGTTTATCTACTTGTCCTGTAGTAAAACACTTTAAAGAAGACTTCCTTGGACCATATTATTTAAGATACATTTCTAAATTTGATTTTGATCCAAGAGACGAATACGATAGATTAATAGAAGCTCTCGACAGTGGGATGTATACTTGTACAAGTTGTGGTAAATGCGGTTCAATTTGTCCTAAAAATATCAACAGCTTTGGAGATGCAATAGAAAAACTGAGAGCTATGGCATATGCTAGAGATTTAGGACCTCTTGATGCCCATAAATTATTTAAAAATAATGTTGTATCTAGTGGAAGGTCTGTTAGTAAACCTAAAGAGCCATTTATTGAAAGTGTCCATAAAAAATGGGAAGAAGAAGGTAAATATTACACAGATGAAAATGAAGATAAAGAAAAAGTAGCGCTATTCACCGGTTGTATGGTTGATTACAGAGCTCAAGAAGTAGGATATGCATTACTTGATGTCTTAAAAGCTAATAATATTGAAATAGACATTCCAGAAGGTCAAGTATGCTGTGGTTCTCCACTTCTTAGAACCGGGCAAGTTGATGTGGTTCAAGAGCTTGTAGATAGAAATAAAGAGGTATTTAAGGATTATGATAAAGTAATTACTATCTGTGCAGGCTGTGGAGCTACTTTAAAAAATGACCATCCAAAATATGGCTCCAAACTTAATGTAGAAGACATCAGCGAATTTTTAGTAGATAAACTTGATACAAGCAAAATGAAAGAGCTTAATACTAAAGTTACTTGGCATGACCCTTGTCACTTAGCAAGAGGGCAGAATATT
Above is a window of Methanobrevibacter olleyae DNA encoding:
- the tfrB gene encoding fumarate reductase (CoM/CoB) subunit TfrB; this encodes MITVNVKRFNKETDEEPHIESYEIEEYPGMKVLDALEEINRKYNADISFRSSCKAGQCGSCGVKINGNGALACREEIKNNRLIEPLDFPVIKDLVVDRSSADAKIKELQLSLDCDNKASHENLKPEDIKDTKKVRSCIECYTCLSTCPVVKHFKEDFLGPYYLRYISKFDFDPRDEYDRLIEALDSGMYTCTSCGKCGSICPKNINSFGDAIEKLRAMAYARDLGPLDAHKLFKNNVVSSGRSVSKPKEPFIESVHKKWEEEGKYYTDENEDKEKVALFTGCMVDYRAQEVGYALLDVLKANNIEIDIPEGQVCCGSPLLRTGQVDVVQELVDRNKEVFKDYDKVITICAGCGATLKNDHPKYGSKLNVEDISEFLVDKLDTSKMKELNTKVTWHDPCHLARGQNIKDQPREIIEMIPGVEFEELELPCQCCGAGGGVKSGKPEIALELAKDKAEMVRVTGADYVTTICPFCQINIQDGLNEIGLENVKTLNLIQLLKMAYDE